The Hymenobacter swuensis DY53 genome includes the window AGCTCTGCCAACCGCCAGCAACTGCTACTGGCCAACGAGGCCAAAATTGACCAGCTGCTGAAGAAACTCACGCTGGAAGAAAAAATTGCCATGATCCATGCCAATTCCTCCTTCACTTCGGGTGGAGTAAAGCGGTTGGGTATCCCGGAAATAACCACCTCCGATGGCCCCCACGGCGTGCGTCCTGAGCACGGCCGTGACTGGACCCTCGATGAGGGAGTGAATGACTCCGGCACCTACCTGCCCACGGGCAATACGCTGGCCGCTACCTGGAATCCGACGCTGGGATACGCTTTTGGCACAGTGCTGGGCTCGGAAGCCAATTTCCGGGGCAAGGATATCATTCTGGGCCCCGGCATCAACATCATCCGCACGCCCCTGAACGGCCGCAACTTCGAATATCTGAGCGAGGATCCGTACCTGATTTCGAAAATGGTGGTCGGCTACATTCGCGGGGTGCAGGACCAGGGTGTATCGGCCTGCGTGAAGCATTACGCAGCCAACAACCAGGAACTGCACCGCAACGATATTGACGTGAACATGAGCGAGCGGGCTCTGCGGGAGCTGTACCTGCCGGGCTTTCAGGCCGCCGTGCAGGAAGGAGGTGTACACACGCTCATGGGTTCTTACAACAAGTTTCGGGGCCAGTACGCCACCCACAACGCCTACCTGATGAACGACATCCTGAAAGGGGAGTGGGGCTTCAAAGGGCTTGTGATAAGCGACTGGGGCTCGGTGCACGACACCCAGCAGGGCTTGCGTAACGGCACCGATCTGGAAATGGGTACCGACCTCTCCCTGATGTACAGCAGCGTCGACCAGACCGCCAGTGCCGGGATGCCGGCTCTCACCCCGGCCCTCTACGACCGGTTTTTCTTCGGTACTGCCGCCCTGGAAGCCGTAAAGAAGGATAAGTCGCTGGAGCCCCTGCTCGACGACAAAGTGCGCCGGATTCTGCGGGTGATGTACAAAACCAACATGCTGGACGGGGCTAAACGCGCCAAGGGGGAGTACAGCACGCCGGCCCACCAGGCCACGGCCCTGAAGGTAGCCGAGGAAGGCATGGTGCTGCTTAAGAATGAAGGCAACGTGCTGCCCTTGCGCAAAACCGCCAAAACTTACGCCGTTATTGGGGCCAACGCTACCCGGGAGAATGCGCTGGGCGGCGGTAGCTCGCAGGTGAAGGCCAAGTATGAGATTACGCCGCTGGCCGGTCTACAGAAAGCCCTCGGGCCTAACGCGAAAATTACTTACGCGCCCGGCTACAAAATTGCCCGCGACCAGTCTGCCGATCCGCAGCTGATTGCCCAGGCTGTAGCCGCCGCCAAAGCCGCCGAGGTAGTCATTATCGTGGGCGGTGCTACCCACGGCTATGACTATAAGGTGTGGAGCGACAATGCCTACGATGCCGAGGGCTACGACAAGCCCGATATGAAAATGCCCTTCGGCCAAGACGAGCTGATTAAGGCTGTATTGGCGGTCAACCCCAACACGGTGGTGGTACTCATGAACGGCGGCCCTATCGATGTATCGGCGTGGGCGGGACAGGCCAAAGGTATTGTGGAGGCTTGGTACCCCGGTATGGAAGGCGGTACTGCGCTGGCGCGTGTGCTGTTTGGCGACGTAAACCCCTCCGGTAAGCTGCCCATGACCTTCCCCGTGAAGCTTGAAGATTCGCCGGCCCACAAGCTGGGCGAATACCCCAGCACCCCCGGCGACCCATTGAAGCAGACGTACAAGGAGGATGTTTTTGTAGGCTACCGTTATTTCGACACGTACAACGTAGCTCCGCAGTTTGCCTTCGGCCACGGCCTGAGCTACACCTCGTTTGAATACGGCAGGCTGGCAGTCAAACCCACCAGCCAGGGCGCCACTGCCACGCTCACCGTGCGCAACACCGGCAAAGTAGCCGGGGCCGAAGTAGTGCAACTCTACGTGCATGACGACCAGGCCAGTGTGAATCGCCCCGAGAAGGAGCTCAAAGCCTTCGAAAAGGTTTTCCTCAAGCCCGGCGAAACCAAAACCGTTACACTTACTCTCGGCTCCGACGCCTTCCGCTTCTACGACGAAGCCAAAAAGCAATGGG containing:
- a CDS encoding glycoside hydrolase family 3 C-terminal domain-containing protein, which encodes MPLFCSRAALLAALLYATAPAAFAQTKPATTQPKSTAASSANRQQLLLANEAKIDQLLKKLTLEEKIAMIHANSSFTSGGVKRLGIPEITTSDGPHGVRPEHGRDWTLDEGVNDSGTYLPTGNTLAATWNPTLGYAFGTVLGSEANFRGKDIILGPGINIIRTPLNGRNFEYLSEDPYLISKMVVGYIRGVQDQGVSACVKHYAANNQELHRNDIDVNMSERALRELYLPGFQAAVQEGGVHTLMGSYNKFRGQYATHNAYLMNDILKGEWGFKGLVISDWGSVHDTQQGLRNGTDLEMGTDLSLMYSSVDQTASAGMPALTPALYDRFFFGTAALEAVKKDKSLEPLLDDKVRRILRVMYKTNMLDGAKRAKGEYSTPAHQATALKVAEEGMVLLKNEGNVLPLRKTAKTYAVIGANATRENALGGGSSQVKAKYEITPLAGLQKALGPNAKITYAPGYKIARDQSADPQLIAQAVAAAKAAEVVIIVGGATHGYDYKVWSDNAYDAEGYDKPDMKMPFGQDELIKAVLAVNPNTVVVLMNGGPIDVSAWAGQAKGIVEAWYPGMEGGTALARVLFGDVNPSGKLPMTFPVKLEDSPAHKLGEYPSTPGDPLKQTYKEDVFVGYRYFDTYNVAPQFAFGHGLSYTSFEYGRLAVKPTSQGATATLTVRNTGKVAGAEVVQLYVHDDQASVNRPEKELKAFEKVFLKPGETKTVTLTLGSDAFRFYDEAKKQWVLEPGQFTLQVGSSSRDIRQTGTVKL